A stretch of the Proteus sp. ZN5 genome encodes the following:
- the aroC gene encoding chorismate synthase — protein sequence MAGNSIGQLFRVTTFGESHGIALGCIVDGVPPGLPLTEADLQVDLDRRRPGTSRYTTQRREPDQVRILSGVFNGVTTGTSIGLLIENTDQRSQDYSEIKDVFRPGHADYTYEQKYGLRDYRGGGRSSARETAMRVAAGAIAKKYLKEKMGIEIKGYLSQLGPITCDLVDWSIVETNPFFCPDPSRLEALDEYMRALKKEGNSIGAKVTVVAEGVPAGFGEPVFDRLDADLAHALMSINAVKGIEIGDGFGVVTLKGTENRDEITKNGFTSNHAGGILGGISSGQPIVAHIALKPTSSITIAGKTINRDGEEVDMITKGRHDPCVGIRAIPIAEAMMAIVLLDHALRQRGQCGDVVPPLMQW from the coding sequence GTATCGGACAATTATTCAGAGTCACAACTTTCGGTGAGTCTCATGGTATTGCATTAGGTTGCATTGTTGATGGTGTACCTCCTGGATTGCCTTTAACAGAAGCTGACTTACAAGTTGATTTAGATAGACGTAGACCCGGAACATCGCGTTATACCACTCAACGCCGCGAACCTGATCAAGTACGCATTTTATCAGGTGTATTTAATGGTGTTACAACAGGAACAAGCATTGGCTTATTGATTGAAAACACCGATCAACGCTCCCAAGATTACAGTGAAATCAAAGATGTTTTTCGCCCTGGTCATGCTGATTATACCTACGAGCAAAAATATGGTTTGCGTGATTATCGTGGTGGTGGGCGCTCTTCTGCACGAGAAACTGCAATGCGTGTTGCTGCTGGTGCCATCGCAAAAAAATACCTAAAAGAGAAAATGGGTATCGAAATAAAAGGCTATCTTTCTCAACTAGGTCCAATTACTTGTGATCTTGTTGATTGGTCTATCGTTGAAACCAACCCGTTTTTCTGCCCAGATCCTTCTCGTTTAGAAGCTCTTGATGAATACATGCGTGCGCTTAAAAAAGAAGGCAATTCGATCGGTGCAAAAGTGACCGTAGTTGCAGAAGGTGTACCAGCCGGATTTGGCGAACCAGTTTTTGACAGGCTCGATGCAGATTTAGCACACGCATTAATGAGTATTAATGCTGTTAAAGGAATTGAAATTGGTGATGGTTTTGGTGTTGTAACCTTAAAAGGCACTGAAAATAGAGATGAAATCACTAAAAACGGTTTTACTAGTAATCATGCAGGTGGCATTTTAGGTGGAATTAGCAGTGGTCAGCCAATCGTTGCTCATATCGCTTTAAAACCAACATCTAGCATTACTATTGCAGGCAAAACAATTAATCGTGATGGTGAAGAAGTCGATATGATAACCAAAGGTCGTCATGATCCTTGTGTGGGAATTCGCGCTATCCCTATTGCAGAAGCAATGATGGCAATTGTACTGCTCGATCATGCATTGCGCCAACGTGGTCAATGTGGTGATGTTGTACCTCCGCTAATGCAATGGTAA